The following coding sequences are from one Ornithorhynchus anatinus isolate Pmale09 chromosome 11, mOrnAna1.pri.v4, whole genome shotgun sequence window:
- the LOC114815199 gene encoding tryptase-like — MTLAACSFLLPSILLFTDITQVTFCLFQVSMGICCHLVSLGKFWKSQGKDALERPRVQGSKPKRSGERECGRPQPVRIVGGQEAEEGQWPWQVSLHFWTGKWTHICGGSLINHEWVLTAAHCVKNPADPWSLKIHLGERHLSIFTQALVKQIIIHPQYEETKVDSSADIALLQLTTPVPYSHTILPICLLNQDVQLPSGARCWVTGWGATVSGGPISDILQEVEVPLIDRETCDAFYHLGTDIPISQKRIQEDMICAGFPHGQKDSCQGDSGGPLVCNSNGIWMQAGVVSWGEGCAKPNRPGVYANAPYYAKWIASKVPGLAFGNFTISGTSSLLCPSWITLLALLLILGLFSTL; from the exons ATGACTCTCGCTGCTtgctccttcctgcttccctccatCCTGCTCTTTACAG ATATCACTCAG GTTACTTTCTGTCTTTTCCAGGTGTCCATGGGGATCTGCTGCCATCTGGTGAGTCTTGGAAAATTCTGGAAGAGCCAGGGGAAGGATGCTTTGGAGCGTCCAAGAGTGCAGGGCAGCAAACCAAAGAGAtctggggaaagag AGTGTGGCCGACCCCAACCTGTTCGTATTGTCGGGGggcaggaggctgaggaggggcaGTGGCCTTGGCAGGTCAGCCTGCATTTTTGGACTGGGAAGTGGACTCACATATGTGGCGGTTCCCTCATCAACCATGAATGGGTGCTGACCGCCGCTCACTGCGTTAAAAA TCCTGCAGACCCTTGGTCCTTGAAGATTCATCTGGGGGAAAGGCATTTATCAATATTCACCCAGGCCCTGGTGAAACAGATCATCATCCATCCCCAGTACGAGGAGACTAAAGTGGACTCCAGCGCAGATATCGCCCTGCTGCAGCTGACAACCCCAGTGCCCTACTCccacaccatcctccccatctgcctcctGAATCAAGACGTCCAGCTGCCCTCGGGAGCCCGGTGCTGGGTAACCGGCTGGGGTGCTACGGTATCTGGAG gCCCCATATCTGATATCCTGCAGGAAGTTGAGGTCCCCCTGATCGACAGGGAGACCTGCGATGCCTTCTACCACCTGGGCACAGACATCCCGATCAGCCAGAAAAGGATCCAGGAAGACATGATCTGTGCTGGTTTTCCCCATGGGCAGAAAGATTCCTGCCAG GGAGACTCAGGTGGGCCTCTCGTCTGTAACTCCAACGGCATCTGGATGCAGGCAGGCGTGGTGAGCTGGGGAGAAGGCTGTGCCAAGCCCAACCGGCCTGGAGTCTATGCCAACGCCCCATACTACGCCAAGTGGATCGCATCCAAAGTCCCGGGACTGGCCTTTGGAAATTTCACCATTTCAGGAACCTCCTCACTCCTGTGTCCCTCCTGGATCACCCTCCTGGCCCTACTGCTGATACTGGGCCTTTTCAGTACCCTGTGA